From a single Cryptococcus deuterogattii R265 chromosome 5, complete sequence genomic region:
- a CDS encoding syntaxin 18 — protein sequence MPATDQTTLFKSILTTQQSSLAASTRSKSPAPISRKGKAKEGEDEGEFLKEAYRIHTHLRSLQQLLASVRKAYLSTVEPPPLSRRPKEPQRNASGDAKVEEEWARWEKVKYLTDKERDEIDLRARMILRRCQERIGILEVTEQKRKSKVMSSAKPTSTFLSLLPSLASSSISNFEPILSAHHASILWTLNEFLARLTGAVSDLQTERVKRREERSKTLGAGATLEAQQLGLVSHARKRSIPEGVITDVHDPAFSHTIGKDFSDPHLSHGLGIIDPSAPAIDQLLSQEQIRTFESENNALLEHMSSTLSSVLSAEASLLEISQLQSELIRHLAQQTEMVEQLYEDAVGSVAEVKRANEQLTKARERGKDGRLFLLIFILGASFSLLFLDWYAA from the exons ATGCCAGCAACAGACCAAACAACTCTCTTTAAGTCCATACTAACCACCCAGCAATCATCGCTCGCAGCTTCTACCCGTTCAAAATCCCCAGCGCCGATCTCCCGAAAGGGTAAAgcgaaggaaggggaagatgaaggggagtTCCTAAAAGAAGCTTATCGGATA CATACTCATCTCAGATCGCTACAACAGCTCTTGGCTTCGGTTCGCAAGGCCTATCTTTCTACGGTTGaacctcctcccctttcTCGACGTCCGAAAGAGCCTCAAAGAAATGCCAGTGGGGATGCCAaggtagaggaagagtgggCTAGATGGGAAAAAGTCAAGTACTTGACTGAcaaggagagagatgagattgatCTAAGAGCGAGGATGATCCTGAGAAGATGCCAGGAGCGAATCGGAATTTTAGAGGTGACAGAGCAGA AGCGCAAATCAAAGGTCATGTCCTCGGCGAAGCCAACTTCAACATTTTTATCCCTACTTCCCTCTCTCGCGTCCTCATCTATATCAAACTTCGAGCCTATTTTATCTGCTCATCACGCCTCCATTCTTTGGACTCTGAACGAATTCCTCGCCAGGCTCACCGGGGCAGTCAGCGACCTCCAGACCGAACGAGTCAAGCGTCGTGAAGAACGTAGCAAGACCCTTGGTGCAGGTGCTACACTTGAAGCTCAACAATTAGGTCTGGTATCCCATGCCAGGAAACGAAGTATCCCCGAGGGGGTAATCACTGATGTTCACGACCCGGCGTTTAGCCATACCATTGGCAAAGATTTTAGTGATCCACATTTAAGTCATGGTTTGGGTATTATCGATCCATCAGCTCCAGCCATCGATCAGTTGTTATCGCAAGAGCAGATACGGACATTCGAATCGGAGAATAACGCGCTGTTAGAACACATGTCTTCCACTCTCTCATCTGTTCTTTCGGCTGAAGCATCACTACTCGAGATTTCACAACTCCAGTCAGAATTGATTAGACATCTCGCTCAGCAGACCGAAATGGTCGAGCAACTGTATGAAGACGCAGTGGGCAGCGTGGCAGAAGTCAAGAGGGCAAATGAGCAATTGACAAAGGCCAGGGAAAGAGGTAAAGACGGAAGGCTGTTCTTGTTGATATTCATCCTGGGCGCCAGTTTCAGTTTACTGTTCCTAGATTGGTATGCTGCATAG
- a CDS encoding nuclear pore complex protein Nup188, which yields MVNEEVSLTSEDLLCPLTTIRDTFLRLNSETISIPKLRALLAWHKKRISTPWEPFERASPTFRDTINKPSFILPRTNVTFEVDATTRKLALRLSDALDLNEIGAFLATKSYLTYSLDEETDEDKVLERLLMWVAEEALAAPQIALAVLRISDDETPLGQLAYDVRVEAIGDPEKYIEGLFRAFSGLAQREVEQKKEIDPLFWYVPVILSNSMSLQSTRATHQLRIQENILNLLFVVLYQTPRRPAAISEGLLRGCIMSSFGTSQANRKIWEEDATSQRVAVRIRDLLLLIAIESLCLGQIISPLDPLEHDNLSTLIQSKETITSIHDFLVDNSNDLSPHYPEVEPGTIPLPLWPMPIICLVWSMILRSLPPALVPPAGEDGVTWQDMAIRALRLPSGLFPWMEAILEGPLMQDDGDAFIGSEELYYRKVYKDVLIGLTELVQLESIADKPGLYRSWELLFGGGSLLSSSLSAADFWIADFPYDERRAVLDRSQFPYQPVNLLRVLAALTGNGETQAFGTEPAAQVQHYFTSLPTITHAFEPSWCQSLGKEQGIEVVEATHTLVLPGGESIPRGSKGVVLSNNNSQQVMWTNQIVSGWALMFEILQAAAGIRPVDEKDRPSADHPADSIYLSVRDLDIQLPSAQILAAGLKFLRNILQSTAYIKATVLSLLNPEEQLSSGQLILQLALTVLHHSRISDLAMDVGVVTDAVDIVEALITAPSSNVWPALRASGFFDASGKKRGSVAGLIQSESVKGQHILTDSVLRLVLTLVQNREHVPESDTIVLTSALNLVFLDVWNNFSSWRYQDVARKYGLSTLVTTIFDIVLSHPMIPDSNTPTPAAKVLIDLFITSASPLTYRPLIDAITESNNLVSRLILHRRPADAQMVSKCLDEAMSFLSTLLRTAALIGTPANALPKSLFGLPVSIPSGSKIQLVDSLFDLASIPIAIESNILNVLKTLRTYLEVTGGEPHRPSLASMLRSPTKTCNDLMEVVKRTTDLDVQTAVWNLLASVIITQPGCVQSAVGSAKEQELEGALKVAVVEVEEWEDKFRNAPHMLAAVLSFIQSAMRSAGADDAIAILRKDKQFWHSVFELSTRIVPAPPSFSLSLHSEDFTNRITQYAYCVHAKANATSLLAAELAYAVNNDVDEEPETKARELALSLFRNEMALQEASLMACHSSCVPELHDEQERKMRESGINVKSLRTSKLACEREYGLGYLYDGAVVIPDSSTRQATATLALDLLNLNWSMLDADVALTRSFKLLAESIAAWTEGDVLAMRAALRGAIAAGEIIAEEYREGDVMLAIQVERLSILAVLLETALDPYEADYTPDSGLVQQISAFVYNIVNSQIFPPIISLRHPDLPPIHQPVLRVLYLVLNNMSNGQSASAPVAAREAVVDAATVFALESADIVLDFIVRGVQPGYTAVISMIVAVLCEISELSTTTNAWLDRVQGVNLVRRSLDVLVRTRIVDGQVPLHISSILLLHLALASNPTSVEKLAVSGILPAYSDNAIVAEAEVGRIEAPPSAYNSVHGAWCGMLRVVKALLSTLPDTATFTRTDVVPFLRVASAQMVRAMSWDGETPLTKPALEEMELAANIYFGVACALGPKSLDDFALPALNLLKGIRFAFSHPRLLSTLLVPSSEEEKGQLEDELALIDDEKDADLFDVKRTPIIAGRTTTLLRIARTVLFTLVVITRAWEALREAIEPEQVEDNILLTDDETAGGTSSDPVGIVNDIYVLTQNILERLPSLTPTLGGQYKLTPSADATQTIRDIATQLLESSSLVSFTQLLLRHALLAPEEQGFEQDTSTDLDGDSASVKRRLSLSQGGSKEGMVLRELAGDLRGMLIGEGGMMGVLRNMTDRVFGVEEA from the exons ATGGTAAACGAGGAGGTCTCTCTTACCAGCGAAGACTTACTATG CCCACTCACAACCATCCGAGATACGTTCCTCAGACTAAACTCTGAAACAATCTCCATCCCAAAACTACGCGCTCTCCTCGCTTGGCACAAGAAGCGTATATCAACTCCATGGGAACCATTTGAGCGTGCTTCACCTACCTTTAGAGATACCATCAACAAACCTTCATTCATCCTTCCTCGCACCAACGTCACCTTCGAAGTCGACGCTACCACACGCAAGTTGGCTCTCAGACTTTCCGATGCGCTGGACTTGAACGAGATTGGGGCATTCTTGGCGACCAAATCATATCTCACATACAGCTTAGATGAGGAGACGGATGAAGATAAAGTGTTAGAGAGATTGTTGATGTGGGTCGCCGAAGAAGCGTTAGCTGCCCCTCAGATTGCGTTGGCAGTTCTGAGAATTTCAGATGATGAAACACCGCTAGGACAGTTGGCATATGATGTGCGTGTAGAGGCGATTGGTGATCCTGAAAAGTACATCGAGGGATTGTTCAGGGCGTTTAGTGGACTGGCGCAAAGAGAAGTGGaacagaaaaaggaaatcGACCCACTCTTCTGGTATGTCCCTGTCATTTTGTCCAATTCAATGTCCTTACAGTCAACTAGGGCAACACACCAACTACGTATCCAAGAAAACATTCTCAATCTGCTTTTTGTGGTGCTCTATCAGACTCCCAGACGTCCAGCTGCCATCTCCGAAGGCCTCCTTCGAGGATGTATCATGTCCTCTTTTGGCacttctcaagcaaaccGTAAAatttgggaagaagatgccaCCTCTCAACGTGTCGCTGTCCGAATACGAGATCTGCTTCTCTTGATCGCGATCGAAAGTCTGTGTCTTGGAcaaatcatctctcctctcGATCCTCTCGAACATGACAACCTTAGCACTCTAATTCAATCAAAAGAGACTATCACATCTATCCACGACTTCCTCGTCGATAACTCCAACGATCTTTCTCCCCATTATCCCGAAGTGGAACCTGGAACGATACCTTTACCACTCTGGCCGATGCCAATCATCTGTCTGGTTTGGTCCATGATACTTCGGTCATTACCACCTGCTCTCGTTCCTCcagctggagaagatggcgtcACATGGCAGGATATGGCTATCAGGGCACTAAGACTACCTTCAGGACTGTTCCCTTGGATGGAAGCCATCTTGGAAGGGCCTTTAATGcaggatgatggtgatgcCTTTATTGGGAGTGAAGAGCTCTACTACCGAAAAGTATACAAAG ATGTTTTGATCGGGTTGACGGAACTGGTCCAACTGGAAAGCATCGCGGATAAGCCTGGGCTTTATCGAAGCTGGGAGCTGTTATTTGGAGGT GGCTCCCtattatcatcttcactcaGTGCTGCTGACTTTTGGATCGCCGATTTCCCCTACGATGAACGACGAGCAGTCTTGGACAGAAGTCAATTCCCTTATCAGCCCGTAAACCTTCTTCGGGTCCTCGCTGCTTTGACTGGGAACGGCGAAACTCAAGCATTTGGTACTGAGCCTGCCGCTCAAGTTCAACACTACTTTACCAGCCTGCCTACCATCACACATGCCTTTGAACCATCATGGTGTCAAAGCCTAGGTAAGGAGCAAGGTATCGAGGTGGTCGAGGCTACGCACACATTGGTACTGCCTGGTGGTGAAAGCATCCCTCGAGGATCCAAGGGTGTGGTTCTTTCAAATAACAACTCTCAGCAGGTTATGTGGACCAACCAGATCGTTTCTGGATGGGCTCTCATGTTTGAAATCCTCCAGGCTGCAGCTGGTATTCGTCCCGTCGACGAAAAGGATCGTCCGAGTGCCGATCACCCTGCCGATAGCATCTACCTCTCTGTACGTGACCTCGACATCCAGCTTCCCTCCGCCCAAATTCTCGCTGCGGGCCTCAAGTTCCTTCGCAACATCTTACAATCTACTGCATACATCAAAGCCACTGTTCTCAGTCTGCTGAACCCCGAAGAGCAGCTCTCTTCAGGTCAACTGATCCTTCAGCTCGCTCTTACAGTTTTACATCACTCAAGGATTTCCGACCTTGCGATGGACGTTGGGGTAGTGACGGATGCGGTCGATATCGTTGAGGCACTTATCACTGCGCCGTCTAGTAATGTCTGGCCAGCATTAAGGGCGTCTGGCTTCTTTGACGCTAGTGGAAAAAAGCGAGGGAGTGTTGCTGGGTTGATCCAATCTGAAAGCGTCAAGGGACAACATATTTTGACTGACTCTGTTCTGAGGCTTGTACTTACCCTTGTACAGAACAGGGAGCATGTGCCAGAAAGCGATACAATCGTCCTCACATCGGCGTTAAACTTGGTCTTCTTGGACGTATGGAACAATTTCTCCTCCTGGAGATATCAAGATGTAGCTAGAAAATACGGATTGTCAACTTTGGTAACTACCATCTTTGACATCGTTCTTTCCCATCCTATGATCCCCGATTCCAACACTCCCACTCCCGCTGCCAAGGTTCTAATTGATTTGTTCATCACATCGGCCTCACCTCTTACTTATCGACCTTTGATTGACGCCATCACTGAATCAAACAACCTTGTTTCTAGACTGATTTTGCACCGCCGTCCAGCCGATGCTCAGATGGTGAGCAAGTGTCTCGACGAAGCGATGTCCTTCCTCAGTACTCTTTTACGCACTGCTGCGCTTATTGGTACACCTGCCAATGCTTTGCCAAAGTCCTTATTTGGTCTCCCTGTCTCTATTCCGTCAGGCAGCAAAATTCAGCTCGTTGACTCCTTGTTCGACCTCGCCTCCATTCCTATCGCCATAGAATCCAATATTCTAAATGTTCTCAAGACATTGAGGACTTATCTCGAAGTAACTGGTGGCGAGCCTCATCGTCCATCTTTGGCGAGTATGCTTAGAAGCCCTACAAAAACCTGCAATGATCTCATGGAAGTGGTGAAGCGAACAACAGATTTGGACGTGCAGACGGCGGTCTGGAATCTATTGGCTAGCGTGATCATCACTCAACCTGGTTGCGTTCAGTCTGCTGTAGGGTCTGCTAAGGAGCAGGAACTTGAAGGAGCCCTCAAGGTTGCGGTAgttgaggtggaagaatgggaagacAAGTTTAGGAATGCCCCCCACATGCTTGCGGCTGTGTTGAGCTTTATCCAGTCTGCGATGCGCTCCGCCGGGGCAGATGATGCGATCGCCATTCTCCGAAAGGACAAGCAATTCTGGCATAGTGTGTTTGAGCTTTCAACGCGTATCGTGCCggctcctccttccttctccctttccctaCATTCCGAAGATTTTACCAATCGCATAACGCAGTACGCATATTGTGTTCATGCAAAGGCCAATGCCACTTCGCTTCTTGCCGCGGAACTAGCGTATGCGGTAAACAATGAcgttgatgaagaaccGGAAACCAAGGCGCGAGAACTGGCTCTGAGTTTGTTTAGGAATGAAATGGCGCTGCAGGAAGCAAGCTTGATGGCCTGTCACTCTAGTTGTGTGCCCGAACTCCATGATGAgcaggagagaaagatgagggagagcGGTATTAATGTGAAATCTTTGAGGACGTCAAAACTGGCATGTGAAAGAGAGTACGGGCTCGGATATCTCTATG ACGGCGCTGTAGTGATTCCCGATTCATCCACCAGGCAGGCTACAGCGACATTGGCCCTTGACCTTTTGAATCTCAATTGGTCTATGCTTGATGCCGACGTTGCCCTCACCCGTTCCTTCAAACTCCTAGCTGAGAGTATTGCGGCATGGACGGAAGGTGATGTGTTGGCCATGAGGGCTGCGCTTCGGGGGGCTATTGCCGCGGGTGAGATTATTGCTGAAGAGTACCGGGAAGGAGACGTGATGCTTGCCATTCAAGTCGAACGCCTATCCATCCTTGCAGTTTTACTAGAGACTGCTCTGGACCCATATGAAGCAGATTACACACCTGACTCCGGCCTGGTTCAACAAATTTCAGCATTTGTCTACAACATTGTCAACAGCCAGATTTTTCCTCCTATTATCTCGCTCCGCCATCCCGATCTCCCTCCCATCCACCAGCCCGTGCTCAGAGTCCTTTACCTTGTTCTCAACAACATGTCCAACGGCCAATCTGCGTCTGCGCCTGTGGCCGCTAGAGAGGCGGTTGTGGATGCGGCTACAGTGTTCGCCCTCGAATCTGCTGACATTGTCCTTGACTTTATTGTGCGTGGCGTGCAGCCAGGCTACACGGCCGTTATTAGTATGATTGTCGCCGTTCTGTGTGAGATTAGTGAGTTGTCCACCACGACAAACGCCTGGTTGGATAGAGTGCAGGGGGTCAACTTGGTCAGAAGGAGCCTTGATGTCCTTGTGAGGACACGTATTGTCGATGGTCAAGTCCCTTTGCATATCTCTagcattcttctcctgcatCTCGCTCTCGCGAGCAACCCAACTTCGGTTGAGAAGCTTGCAGTCTCCGGTATTCTCCCAGCCTACTCTGATAACGCCATTGTTGCCGAGGCAGAAGTGGGACGTATTGAAGCCCCGCCGAGCGCGTACAACTCTGTACACGGCGCATGGTGCGGTATGCTTCGAGTTGTCAAAGCGCTACTCTCTACCCTTCCTGATACAGCCACCTTTACCCGTACCGATGTGGTTCCATTCCTTCGCGTCGCGTCGGCCCAGATGGTTCGGGCAATGAGCTGGGATGGTGAGACGCCACTTACCAAACCTGCTCtagaggagatggaattGGCGGCAAATATCTACTTTGGCGTGGCCTGTGCTTTAGGACCAAAATCTTTGGATGATTTTGCTCTTCCAGCGCTGAATCTGTTGAAGGGAATCAGGTTCGccttttctcatcctcGGTTACTGTCGACTCTCTTGGTCCCCTCatcggaagaagagaaaggacagttggaggatgagttgGCGTTAatcgatgatgagaaggatgCGGACTTGTTTGACGTCAAGAGGACACCCATCATTGCCGGGAGGACAACGACTCTGTTGAGGATAGCCAGAACAGTCTTGTTCACGCTGGTTGTGATCACCCGTGCATGGGAGGCTTTGAGGGAAGCGATCGAGCCCGAGCAGGTGGAGGATAACATCCTCTTGACTGACGATGAAACAGCAGGAGGTACATCTTCCGATCCTGTCGGTATTGTCAACGATATCTATGTCCTCACCCAGAATATCCTTGAAAGATTACCTTCGTTGACACCTACCCTGGGCGGGCAGTACAAGTTGACCCCGAGCGCCGATGCTACGCAGACTATCAGAGATATTGCCACACAACTCCTCGAATCCTCGTCACTCGTCTCATTCACGCAACTATTACTTCGACACGCGCTCCTGGCGCCAGAGGAGCAAGGGTTTGAGCAGGATACTTCTACGGACCTGGATGGAGACAGTGCAAGTGTTAAAAGAAGGTTATCGCTATCGCAAGGAGGAAgtaaggaaggaatggtGTTGCGAGAGCTAGCAGGGGACCTGAGGGGTATGTTGATTGGTGAGGGCGGAATGATGGGGGTGCTGAGGAATATGACGGATCGAGTATTcggagtggaagaggcgTAA
- a CDS encoding exo-beta-1 gives MPRDTYSSNPVISSPVYHDGSARRSSFSFEAWRYAPSPSSEELPQELPAGAMPAAADTFSVRQSSLYSQPPSMSSSPRMNSSFSRRDNQLEKDDLFGSVPTHFNSSTRLAYEAGPHNDYMTPQPLSYGRSRSKEPTRSCIPTNPTKRRLLFFGVPILLVIVAAAIIGGVVGSQKHHSSGNGSSGGAISSGTSGTSGAGGSNSTNDTNGTTWNTFIQPGSGGDGSVVTTDLGVNFTYLNAFGGTWAQNPYDPYSVSGQAQSWSPSLLEDWVWGEHIIRGVNIGGWLVTEPFIVPSLYEKYQISTPKAIDEYTLSQAMGDNLAAEMEEHYKTFITEEDFALIAGAGLNYVRIALGYWAVETIDGEPYLAKVSWNYFLKAIDWARKYGLRLLIDFHALPGSQNGWNHSGKAGSVNWLYGVMGIANAQRSLETLRSIVEYISQDGIKQVVPMIGLVNEVQGKIVGQDVLTAFYYQAYELIRGITGYGAGNGPIILLHEGFYGIAAWNGFLAGADRIGLDQHPYLAFPEVQIPDNHTVQAHTVCSWGGGTNDTSTSYGIVIGGEWSNAINDCGYWLNGVDSTPQFELTGTGNCTAVEEWFNYSDETKQSILDYTLANMDALQNHFFWTWKIGNSTVKGYPTSPMWHYKLGLEQGWMPKDPRVAGGYCQNIGVGGNQFAGTYPASAVGSFPTGVATPTIDPTQVASHSVWPPTALGPNPSYSAAQITLFPTLTQTGTRNILATPTHPSNVTLGGGWANAADATGAWVRVAGCNYPDEYDANTAAVPTAQCTGSL, from the exons ATGCCTCGAGACACCTACTCCAGCAATCCCGTCATCTCCTCGCCTGTCTACCACGACGGGTCTGCCAGAAGgtcgtctttctccttcgAGGCATGGCGGTACGCGCCTTCGCCCTCATCAGAGGAGTTGCCCCAGGAGCTGCCTGCAGGAGCGAtgcctgctgctgccgacACTTTTTCTGTGAGGCAGTCGTCTTTG TATTCCCAACCGCCCAGCATGTCGTCCTCGCCCAGGATGAATTCCTCATTTAGCAGAAGGGATAACCAGCTGGAAAAGGACGACCTGTTTGGCAGTGTTCCGACGCACTTCAACTCTAGCACTAGATTGGCCTATGAAGCGGGCCCACATAATGACTATATGACTCCCCAACCTCTGAGCTACGGTCGAAGCCGGTCCAAGGAGCCTACACGTTCCTGCATACCCACGAACCCAACCAAACGTCgccttttgttttttggCGTCCCCATTCTCTTGGTCATTGTGGCAGCTGCTATCATCGGAGGTGTGGTGGGATCGCAAAAACACCATAGCTCGGGCAATGGCAGCAGTGGTGGGGCCATTTCCTCCGGGACCTCTGGTACTTCCGGTGCTGGAGGGTCAAACTCTACCAATGACACGAATGGGACCACTTGGAACACATTTATCCAACCGGGTTCGGGCGGTGACGGATCTGTTGTCACCACGGATCTCGGTGTAAACTTTACTTACTTGAATGCTTTTGGTGGAACCTGGGCCCAAAACCCTTACGACCCATATTCT GTCTCTGGTCAAGCTCAGAGCTGGAGCCCGAGCTTGTTAGAAGACTGGGTCTGGGGAGAACATATTATTCGGGG CGTCAATATTGGCGGATGGCTGGTGACCGAAC CTTTTATTGTGCCAAGTCTGTATGAGAAATATCAAATTTCCACGCCAAAAGCCATCGATGAGTATACATTGTCGCAAGC AATGGGAGATAACCTTGCTgctgagatggaagagcatTACAAGACATTCATC actgaagaagactttGCTTTGATTGCTGGGGCGGGTCTCAACTACGTTCG TATTGCACTAGGCTACTGGGCTGTCGAGACGATCGACGGCGAACCATATCTCGCAAAGGTTTCTTGGAA CTACTTCCTCAAAGCCATTGACTGGGCTCGAAAGTACGGTCTTCGTCTTTTAATCGACTTTCATGCATTACCAG GATCCCAAAATGGCTGGAATCACTCTGGCAAAGCCGGGTCTGTCAACTGGTTGTACGGTGTCATGGGTATCGCCAATGCTCAGCGCTCTCTCGAGACGCTCCGATCAATTGTCGAATACATTTCACAGGATGGTATCAAACAAGTGGTGCCTATGATTGGCCTCGTCAATGAAGTTCAGGGGAAGATCGTTGGCCAAGATGTGCTGACTGCCTT CTATTACCAAGCCTATGAGCTGATTAGGGGAATAACTGGCTATGGCGCAGGTAATGGTCCCATCATCTTACTGCACGAAGGCTTCTACGGGATCGCCGCTTGGAATGGATTCTTGGCAGGTGCTGACAGAAT CGGCCTCGATCAGCACCCTTATTTGGCATTTCCCGAAGTCCAGATTCCCGACAATCACACTGTCCAAGCTCACACTGTCTGTAGTTGGGGTGGCGGTACCAATGACACTTCTACTAGCTACGGCATTGTTATCGGTGGTGAATGGTCCAATGCGATTAACGACTGTGGCTACTGGCTCAACGGTGTTGACTCTACTCCCCAATTTGAGCTCACGGGAACCGGAAATTGTACCGCGGTAGAAGAATGGTTCAACTATTCCGATGAAACCAAACAAAGCATCTTGGACTATACTTTGGCCAACATGGATGCTCTCCAAAATCACTTTTTCTGGACTTGGAAGATTGGAAATAGTACGGTGAAGGGATATCCGACCAGTCCGATGTGGCACTACAAATTGGGATTGGAGCAAGGATGGATGCCAAAAGACCCTAGAGTTGCAGGCGGTTACTGCCAAAACATCGGTGTAGGAGGGAACCAG TTTGCCGGGACATACCCTGCTTCAGCTGTCGGCTCCTTTCCCACCGGCGTTGCCACACCGACTATCGATCCGACGCAAGTCGCTTCTCATTCTGTTTGGCCTCCTACCGCCCTTGGGCCGAATCCATCCTACTCTGCCGCGCAAATAACTCTATTCCCGACACTCACTCAGACGGGCACTAGGAATATCCTTGCAACGCCTACTCACCCCAGTAATGTGACGTTGGGTGGTGGCTGGGCAAATGCAGCCGATGCTACAGGGGCTTGGGTGAGAGTAGCTGGATGTAATTACCCAGA TGAGTATGACGCGAATACGGCGGCTGTTCCCACAGCTCAGTGTACTGGCTCTCTATAG
- a CDS encoding D-aspartate oxidase, giving the protein MSPSLDSSRPIVIIGAGIIGLTTAVFLLESHYYKQHRPPIHIIADHLPNDPLDAKYASTIAGAHHLSFADDGDERQRKWDMRTFQIMYEQWRQLGEESGLMALKQTELFVGQKDHLKIYEEHPNFMTLPVSELPPDVDHAVSFTSLAITPSVYLSRLMKQISSLSNYEVKIHRFHLPCLSFLSHPSITALIGQEPPAAVMICVGLGALLLGGVNDLSVYPTRGQVVKIRAPWVRSGYTRQVGNLNGGEGGERTYVIPRANGEIILGGTREDGDWYPYPREETTKDILKRAMEICPNLCPANLVTQPLSSSYGHSSILAANEQPPSHENPLDSLIIDSLVGFRPSRKGGIRLERGPDLDGNTAVIYNYGHGGQVGRALGGQPKRLLLCFARRLGFEGMDAGSNSKDFHSVIPEITYRL; this is encoded by the exons atgtctccttctcttgaCTCTTCTCGACCCATCGTGATCATTGGAGCCGGTATCATAGGCCTCACTACTGCCGTTTTTCTCCTCGAATCTCATTATTACAAGCAACACCGTCCTCCAATCCATATCATCGCGGACCATCTGCCCAACGATCCGCTTGACGCCAAATATGCCTCTACCATCGCGGGTGCTCACCATCTGAGTTTcgcagatgatggagatgaacGGCAGCGCAAATGGGATATGAGGA CTTTCCAAATCATGTATGAACAGTGGAGGCAATTGGGAGAAGAATCGGGGCTGATGGCTCTAAAACAAACCGAACTGTTTGTGGGGCAGAAGGATCATTTAAAGATATACGAGGAACATCCTAAT TTTATGACTCTTCCGGTATCAGAGCTTCCACCCGACGTTGATCACGCGGTCTCGTTTACTTCTCTCGCCATTACACCGTCAGTGTATCTCAGTCGCCTTATGAAGCAAATTTCCTCGCTCTCCAATTATGAGGTAAAGATACAccgcttccatcttccttgcctcagcttcctctcccatccctctATCACAGCTCTGATAGGACAGGAACCGCCTGCTGCCGTCATGATCTGTGTAGGACTAGGCGCCCTTCTCCTAGGTGGCGTAAACGATTTATCAGTGTACCCTACCAGAGGCCAAGTAGTCAAGATACGTGCCCCCTGGGTACGTTCTGGATACACAAGACAAGTTGGGAATCTCAATGGCGGGGAAGGTGGGGAGAGGACGTATGTCATTCCCCGGGCCAATGGGGAGATTATTCTTGGCGGTacaagagaggatggagacTGGTACCCATACCCAAGAGAGGAGACTACTAAAGACATCCTCAAAAGAGCAATGGAAATATGTCCCAATCTCTGTCCTGCTAATCTAGTAACCCAACCTCTGTCAAGCTCCTACGGCCACTCATCCATCTTAGCCGCCAACGAACAACCACCTTCCCATGAAAACCCTCTTGATTCACTCATCATCGACAGTCTGGTCGGGTTTCGTCCATCGAGGAAAGGAGGTATCAGGCTGGAAAGGGGACCTGACCTGGATGGGAATACAGCAGTCATATATAATTACGGACACGGAGGGCAGGTTGGCAGAGCTCTTGGGGGACAGCCGAAGAGGCTGTTGCTCTGCTTTGCAAGGCGATTGGGATTTGAGGGAATGGATGCAGGATCAAACTCGAAGGATTTTCACTCAGTAATACCCGAGATTACATATAGGTTATAA
- a CDS encoding 50S small subunit ribosomal protein L33-b has product MSNRLYIKGRILGHKRGKRNSRPNQSLLQIEGVDNKEAARHYLGKRVAYVYKAKREINGSRVRVIWGRISRSHGNSGAVKSKFRTNLPAKTFGASCRIMLFPSNI; this is encoded by the exons ATGTCAAATAGACTCTATATCAAGGGCCGAATCCTCGGGCACAAGCGCGGAAAGCGAAACTCCCGACCCAACCAGTCTCTCCTCCAGATTGAGGGTGTTGACAACAAGGAGGCCGCTAGGCACTACTTGGGAAAG CGTGTCGCCTACGTCTACAAGGCCAAGAGGGAGATCAACGGTAGCCGAGTCCGAGTCATCTGGGGCCGAATCTCTCGATCTCACGGTAACTCTGGTGCTGTCAAGTCCAAGTTCCGAACCAACCTCCCCGCCAAGACTTTCGGTGCCTCTTGCCGAATC atgctcttcccctccaacATCTAA